A single genomic interval of Amblyomma americanum isolate KBUSLIRL-KWMA chromosome 11, ASM5285725v1, whole genome shotgun sequence harbors:
- the LOC144109896 gene encoding uncharacterized protein LOC144109896 yields MGSSAAASYAYVKYFDRRRKSYRTRLYVVLVSFALHLSMMPHRLALATWQKKKDVYWRGGKDEKAFYSAQVMELGVTKAELIQRVSKRKITAMDLEKSEPATTVAQIHDQISTVRMRAMRRNSKQSSRGHSPSVIHGRPWRHDCQQAGSGGD; encoded by the exons atgggttcgtcagctgcggcgagctatgcgtacgtgaaatacttcgaccgacggcgcaaaagctatcgtacacgtctctatgtcgtccttgtttcctttgcgctacacctatccatgatgcctcaccgactggcgttagcgacctggcaaaaaaaaaaggacgtctactggcgcggcggaaaggatgagaaggcattctattccgcccaagtaatggagcttggag taacaaaagcggagcttatccagagggtgtccaagagaaaaatcactgcaatggaccttgaaaagtctgagccagcaacaacagttgcacagatacat gatcagatttctaccgtacgcatgcgagcaatgagacgcaacagcaagcaaagcagcagagggcactcgccttccgtgatccatggacggccttggcgccatgattgccagcaggctggttctggcggcgactag